From one Liolophura sinensis isolate JHLJ2023 chromosome 10, CUHK_Ljap_v2, whole genome shotgun sequence genomic stretch:
- the LOC135476680 gene encoding coiled-coil domain-containing protein 74A-like isoform X2 gives MLKQSFVQEKISDLSPMNHLPPLKTLPQWSRVNTLDKARYPKPFVKDRLLPPMEPPKSDENSEQDMASQSGLQRVHHLEKSVVFMRQQHNEILQSLHQEIEALKKENKDLNFKIIMTQKSKSPSNADFKSDGEAGRASAARENLITEKEEKLDELKVIFLEEEVRELKQTVREAKSRSAHLSQMLEQSEDQRKRQHKAIEALQYQQYQQAQASGFTIDRLPQHLNPLGLVSNPQRPPTLAECELIIRHLQQVNEKQAHELDRLKSDLKDVLYSHKWTPDAYLLAKAYVAEDGREPGAAPPPLIQGAPPLDQPGSRLPSSRPVPKHQPRKLPDIAYIQRENVTLPALKQTVGNKAVERRKRTQVLQKARMKKEVNEQY, from the exons ATGCTGAAGCAGAGCTTTGTCCAGGAGAAAATCTCCGATTTGTCTCCCATGAATCACCTACCCCCGCTGAAGACACTTCCTCAGTGGTCCCGAGTGAACACTCTGGACAAAGCGCGCTACCCCAAACCCTTTGTGAAGGACAGATTGTTGCCCCCGATGGAGCCCCCCAAAAGTGATGAAAACTCTGAGCAAGACATGGCATCGCAGAGCGGATTACAGAGGGTTCATCATTTGGAGAAAAGCGTGGTTTTCATGCGTCAGCAACACAACGAAATTCTCCAAAGTTTGCACCAGGAAATAGAGGCTctcaagaaagaaaataaag ATCTCAATTTTAAGATAATCATGACACAGAAATCAAAATCTCCTTCAAATGCCGATTTTAAGTCTGATGGAGAAGCTGGGCGGGCGAGTGCTGCCAGAGAAAACCTCATAACAGAAAAAG AGGAGAAGCTGGATGAACTGAAGGTGATTTTCCTGGAGGAAGAAGTTCGCGAACTCAAACAAACGGTCAGGGAGGCAAAAAGTCGCAGCGCTCATCTTAGTCAGATGCTAGAGCAGTCTGAAGACCAGAGGAAGCGACA GCACAAGGCTATAGAGGCGCTTCAGTACCAGCAATATCAACAGGCTCAGGCCAGCGGCTTCACCATAGACAGGCTGCCTCAGCACCTCAACCCCCTGGGGCTTGTCTCTAACCCCCAGAGGCCCCCAACCCTGGCCGAGTGTGAGCTCATTATACGACATCTACAGCAGGTCAATGAGAAGCAGGCTCATGAG TTAGACAGGTTAAAGTCAGACCTGAAGGACGTGTTATACTCGCACAAGTGGACGCCTGATGCTTACCTGCTGGCTAAAGCCTACGTGGCTGAGGATGGGAGGGAACCTGGGGCTGCCCCTCCCCCACTCATCCAGGGGGCACCACCCCTGGATCAGCCTGGGTCACGCCTTCCGTCCAGTCGTCCAGTTCCCAAGCATCAGCCAAGAAAACT GCCTGACATAGCATATATCCAGAGGGAGAATGTCACACTACCAGCTCTGAAGCAGACCGTAGGTAACAAAGCCGTAGAGAGACGGAAGAGAACACAGGTGTTACAGAAGGCTAGAATGAAGAAAGAGGTCAATGAGCAATACTGA
- the LOC135476680 gene encoding coiled-coil domain-containing protein 74A-like isoform X1: MLKQSFVQEKISDLSPMNHLPPLKTLPQWSRVNTLDKARYPKPFVKDRLLPPMEPPKSDENSEQDMASQSGLQRVHHLEKSVVFMRQQHNEILQSLHQEIEALKKENKDLNFKIIMTQKSKSPSNADFKSDGEAGRASAARENLITEKELSSSSLKSKVSDNSDREEKLDELKVIFLEEEVRELKQTVREAKSRSAHLSQMLEQSEDQRKRQHKAIEALQYQQYQQAQASGFTIDRLPQHLNPLGLVSNPQRPPTLAECELIIRHLQQVNEKQAHELDRLKSDLKDVLYSHKWTPDAYLLAKAYVAEDGREPGAAPPPLIQGAPPLDQPGSRLPSSRPVPKHQPRKLPDIAYIQRENVTLPALKQTVGNKAVERRKRTQVLQKARMKKEVNEQY, translated from the exons ATGCTGAAGCAGAGCTTTGTCCAGGAGAAAATCTCCGATTTGTCTCCCATGAATCACCTACCCCCGCTGAAGACACTTCCTCAGTGGTCCCGAGTGAACACTCTGGACAAAGCGCGCTACCCCAAACCCTTTGTGAAGGACAGATTGTTGCCCCCGATGGAGCCCCCCAAAAGTGATGAAAACTCTGAGCAAGACATGGCATCGCAGAGCGGATTACAGAGGGTTCATCATTTGGAGAAAAGCGTGGTTTTCATGCGTCAGCAACACAACGAAATTCTCCAAAGTTTGCACCAGGAAATAGAGGCTctcaagaaagaaaataaag ATCTCAATTTTAAGATAATCATGACACAGAAATCAAAATCTCCTTCAAATGCCGATTTTAAGTCTGATGGAGAAGCTGGGCGGGCGAGTGCTGCCAGAGAAAACCTCATAACAGAAAAAG AGCTTTCCTCATCCTCTTTGAAATCCAAGGTCTCTGACAATTCTGACAGAG AGGAGAAGCTGGATGAACTGAAGGTGATTTTCCTGGAGGAAGAAGTTCGCGAACTCAAACAAACGGTCAGGGAGGCAAAAAGTCGCAGCGCTCATCTTAGTCAGATGCTAGAGCAGTCTGAAGACCAGAGGAAGCGACA GCACAAGGCTATAGAGGCGCTTCAGTACCAGCAATATCAACAGGCTCAGGCCAGCGGCTTCACCATAGACAGGCTGCCTCAGCACCTCAACCCCCTGGGGCTTGTCTCTAACCCCCAGAGGCCCCCAACCCTGGCCGAGTGTGAGCTCATTATACGACATCTACAGCAGGTCAATGAGAAGCAGGCTCATGAG TTAGACAGGTTAAAGTCAGACCTGAAGGACGTGTTATACTCGCACAAGTGGACGCCTGATGCTTACCTGCTGGCTAAAGCCTACGTGGCTGAGGATGGGAGGGAACCTGGGGCTGCCCCTCCCCCACTCATCCAGGGGGCACCACCCCTGGATCAGCCTGGGTCACGCCTTCCGTCCAGTCGTCCAGTTCCCAAGCATCAGCCAAGAAAACT GCCTGACATAGCATATATCCAGAGGGAGAATGTCACACTACCAGCTCTGAAGCAGACCGTAGGTAACAAAGCCGTAGAGAGACGGAAGAGAACACAGGTGTTACAGAAGGCTAGAATGAAGAAAGAGGTCAATGAGCAATACTGA